One Candidatus Woesearchaeota archaeon genomic region harbors:
- a CDS encoding Fic family protein translates to MPTKYDVFAELIEKAPCTASKLPFKTPIYSHLKSLIKENLIKKDSTKYIPVKNNKSQAIFSIIKYCLKNGLDYNLILSKNTPKIIQELFSKAPNLRPKLLTGNKENAEILNYLEKNQFILLTKNKPKKGIILKHQLFESIKILYNIKQEFNTTKYINTFNEVKELKSEEINPFDDKVFEFLSGSAQLEGSTVTIGETKELILNDIYPEKPKKDIQMVKNLNEAMHYILEHINEDITEEHIKEINKIVLFSMHRNAGKYKTTHNKIQGNPDFKTSHPSKVSIEMKSYCEKLKTINTKEKCLKEIGFIHNEIQHIHPFSDGNSRTTRMILNWILLKNKAPIIVIKMGCFDEYMSLTKLSKTRDDKKLTQLFHHTLLHEELIN, encoded by the coding sequence ATGCCCACTAAATATGATGTATTTGCTGAACTTATAGAAAAAGCGCCTTGCACTGCAAGTAAGTTGCCCTTCAAAACACCCATTTATTCGCATTTGAAATCGTTGATAAAAGAAAATCTCATCAAGAAAGATAGTACAAAATATATTCCTGTAAAAAACAACAAAAGCCAAGCAATTTTCTCAATAATAAAATATTGCCTGAAAAATGGTTTAGACTATAATTTAATACTGTCAAAAAACACTCCAAAAATAATTCAGGAACTTTTTTCTAAAGCACCAAATCTAAGACCAAAATTACTTACTGGAAACAAAGAAAATGCAGAGATACTAAACTACTTAGAAAAAAATCAATTCATACTCCTAACAAAAAATAAACCAAAAAAAGGAATAATACTAAAACATCAACTATTCGAATCAATAAAAATTCTTTACAACATAAAGCAAGAATTTAACACAACAAAATACATCAACACCTTTAATGAAGTTAAAGAATTAAAATCTGAAGAAATAAACCCTTTTGATGATAAAGTATTTGAATTCTTATCAGGATCAGCACAATTAGAAGGAAGCACTGTAACTATAGGAGAAACAAAAGAACTCATACTTAACGACATATATCCAGAGAAACCAAAAAAAGATATCCAGATGGTAAAAAATCTTAATGAAGCAATGCACTACATCTTAGAACATATCAATGAAGATATAACAGAAGAACACATAAAAGAAATCAACAAAATAGTATTATTTAGCATGCATAGAAATGCTGGAAAATACAAGACAACACACAACAAAATACAAGGCAATCCAGACTTCAAAACCTCGCACCCAAGTAAAGTATCAATAGAAATGAAATCATATTGTGAGAAACTAAAAACGATAAACACCAAGGAAAAGTGTCTAAAAGAAATTGGATTCATTCATAACGAAATACAACATATACATCCATTCAGCGATGGAAATAGCAGAACAACAAGAATGATACTTAACTGGATACTGCTAAAAAATAAAGCTCCAATCATAGTCATAAAGATGGGCTGCTTTGATGAATACATGAGCTTGACAAAACTCAGCAAAACAAGAGACGACAAAAAACTCACGCAACTATTTCACCACACCTTACTACACGAAGAACTAATAAATTAA
- a CDS encoding alanyl-tRNA editing protein gives MKNPKYMYDSYLKEFETTVKKANSKFIVLEDTIIYPTSGGQPHDTATLMRENGDEFKVVFSGKFNGELSNEIDREGLKEDDKVKIILDWDRRYKHMRYHTAAHIISGILHKQAGALITGNQISEEKLRIDFNLDNFDREELQKYIDFANEEIKKDIEVKAYFKPKEEAMKLPGLIKLANAAPPDLDILRIVEIPGVDLCADGGTHVRSTKEVGRVELVKVENKGKNNRRMYVKIPENSLIG, from the coding sequence ATGAAAAATCCAAAATATATGTACGATTCATATCTTAAAGAGTTTGAGACAACTGTAAAAAAAGCAAATAGCAAATTCATAGTTTTAGAAGATACAATAATTTATCCAACAAGCGGCGGTCAACCCCACGATACTGCCACTTTAATGAGAGAAAACGGAGATGAATTCAAAGTTGTCTTTTCAGGCAAATTTAATGGGGAGCTAAGCAACGAAATAGATCGGGAAGGGCTAAAAGAAGACGACAAAGTGAAAATAATTCTTGACTGGGATAGAAGATACAAACATATGAGATATCATACTGCAGCACACATAATTTCAGGAATTCTTCATAAACAAGCAGGAGCACTTATTACGGGTAATCAAATAAGCGAAGAAAAATTAAGAATAGATTTTAATCTTGATAATTTTGACAGAGAAGAATTGCAAAAATACATAGACTTTGCGAATGAAGAAATCAAAAAAGATATTGAAGTCAAAGCGTATTTTAAACCAAAAGAAGAAGCTATGAAATTGCCAGGATTAATTAAATTAGCTAATGCGGCCCCTCCTGATTTGGATATCTTAAGAATTGTTGAGATTCCAGGAGTTGATCTTTGTGCTGACGGAGGAACGCATGTTCGAAGCACTAAAGAAGTTGGAAGGGTAGAACTTGTAAAAGTTGAAAATAAAGGAAAAAACAACAGAAGAATGTATGTTAAGATTCCTGAAAACTCCCTAATCGGATAA
- a CDS encoding YdeI/OmpD-associated family protein, giving the protein MVKSIIPKSLVAWRNWLEKNHQKEDKVFLIKYKKHTGKKILSNADTMKEAICFGWIDTTTKRLDEKRFQICYVKRNSNSKWSYNTLKYGEELIKEGRMSSFGLKMYKEGLKKKPHDYGIPKNPEMPSELKKALEKNKRAREKYEKLAPSTKKLHYRMILRAKRPETKEKRVKEIMAAMKLI; this is encoded by the coding sequence GTGGTTAAATCTATAATTCCTAAAAGTTTAGTTGCTTGGCGTAATTGGTTGGAAAAAAATCATCAAAAAGAAGATAAAGTTTTTCTAATAAAGTACAAGAAACATACTGGGAAAAAAATTCTTAGCAATGCAGATACTATGAAGGAAGCAATTTGCTTCGGATGGATCGATACAACTACAAAAAGACTTGATGAAAAAAGATTTCAGATTTGTTATGTAAAAAGAAATTCAAATAGCAAATGGAGTTATAACACATTAAAATACGGAGAGGAACTTATTAAAGAAGGTCGTATGAGTTCTTTCGGGTTAAAAATGTATAAAGAAGGATTAAAGAAAAAGCCACATGATTACGGAATACCTAAGAATCCAGAAATGCCTTCTGAATTAAAGAAAGCTTTAGAAAAAAACAAAAGAGCTCGTGAAAAATATGAAAAATTAGCTCCTTCTACAAAGAAATTACATTATAGAATGATTCTCAGAGCGAAACGTCCTGAAACAAAAGAGAAAAGAGTGAAAGAAATCATGGCTGCAATGAAACTCATTTGA
- a CDS encoding endonuclease III, which yields MTLEERKKLFLEVFAIASAHYKNSKRRLAGEGWKYDWQTLIVTIFSAQTRDEVTIPVCEKLFKKYESLKKFVEIDEEVLKMYIRPLNYYQNKAKYAIKTAKILLEKHGGKVPSTLEELIDLPGVGRKTANLIIGELFNKQGICVDTHVHRISNVLGLVKTKTPDQTEKELMKVAPEKYWNKINRIFVLWGQDVKGYDKDKFLEKIKSG from the coding sequence ATGACTTTAGAAGAAAGAAAAAAGTTGTTTTTAGAAGTGTTTGCAATTGCGAGTGCGCATTATAAAAATAGCAAAAGAAGACTTGCCGGCGAGGGCTGGAAATATGATTGGCAAACACTTATTGTAACAATATTTTCAGCGCAGACAAGAGATGAAGTAACTATACCTGTTTGTGAAAAACTCTTTAAAAAATATGAGTCCTTGAAAAAATTTGTTGAAATAGATGAAGAAGTCTTAAAAATGTATATAAGACCTTTGAACTATTATCAAAATAAAGCAAAATACGCAATAAAGACTGCTAAAATATTATTAGAAAAACATGGTGGAAAAGTTCCAAGTACACTTGAAGAATTAATAGATTTGCCGGGAGTTGGAAGAAAAACTGCTAATCTTATAATAGGAGAATTATTTAACAAACAAGGAATATGTGTTGATACTCATGTTCATAGAATTTCAAATGTTTTAGGTTTAGTTAAAACTAAAACTCCTGATCAGACAGAAAAAGAACTCATGAAAGTAGCGCCAGAAAAATATTGGAACAAAATAAATAGGATATTTGTCCTCTGGGGGCAAGATGTTAAGGGTTATGATAAAGATAAATTCTTGGAGAAGATAAAAAGTGGTTAA
- a CDS encoding FAD-binding protein, which translates to MISIKEHDAEVDNIVESMKLYSKSNSAEKLIFTHVGSHSTREKSRHTYNKIDISHLNNIILINKKKLIAEVEPSVTMKQLLDECLKFGLMPKVVMEFSDITVGGAIEGAALESSSFKFGQFNDSCTEYEVILPTGKKVIANKNSFKDLFYGKTGSYGSLGLLTKVKISLIKSKNYVDLTYNFFSSVEESIEYMESMMKRNVDFIDGIVFSSYKVVIISGKLSDSPNFEIRKFTRAFDPWFYKHVDSITKDFKVKTESVPLKDYYFRYDRAAYWMGQYFVNYVGGYNLITRTLFNQSLSTRRMYKALHLGNLSQMFFIQDFYTPLNKTADFIKYTKERVNVFPIWLCPVKPTKKLQKLSPHYSKAKFLINVGFYGRSKKFAENYLKSNRDIEKFANSINARKMLYAHAYYPKEEFWKLYDLRWYKKLRKKYGAEKCLLDVFERTHVKEKYKPTIILGAIKFYWQLLTQGKKF; encoded by the coding sequence ATGATTTCAATAAAAGAACATGATGCAGAAGTTGACAATATTGTTGAAAGTATGAAGCTATATTCTAAATCAAATTCTGCTGAAAAACTAATATTTACGCACGTAGGTTCTCATAGTACCAGAGAAAAGAGCAGGCATACATATAATAAAATAGACATTAGCCATTTGAACAATATTATTTTGATAAATAAGAAAAAATTGATTGCAGAAGTTGAACCTTCTGTGACAATGAAACAATTATTAGATGAATGCTTAAAATTTGGGTTAATGCCAAAAGTTGTTATGGAGTTTTCAGATATAACTGTTGGAGGCGCAATTGAAGGCGCTGCTCTTGAAAGCAGTTCTTTTAAATTTGGTCAATTTAACGATTCGTGTACAGAATATGAGGTTATATTGCCTACAGGGAAAAAAGTTATCGCAAACAAAAATAGTTTCAAAGATCTTTTTTACGGTAAAACAGGATCATATGGCAGTTTAGGATTGCTCACTAAAGTAAAAATTTCTCTAATTAAATCAAAGAACTATGTTGATTTAACATATAATTTTTTCAGTAGTGTTGAAGAATCAATAGAATACATGGAATCAATGATGAAAAGAAATGTCGATTTCATAGATGGTATAGTGTTTTCATCTTATAAAGTTGTTATTATTTCAGGAAAATTGTCTGATTCTCCAAATTTTGAGATTAGAAAATTTACAAGAGCTTTTGATCCTTGGTTCTATAAACATGTAGATTCGATAACAAAAGACTTCAAAGTAAAAACAGAATCTGTACCTCTTAAGGATTACTATTTTAGGTATGATAGAGCTGCTTATTGGATGGGCCAATACTTTGTGAATTACGTGGGAGGATATAATTTAATAACAAGAACTTTATTTAATCAATCACTTTCAACTAGAAGAATGTATAAAGCGCTTCATTTAGGAAATCTATCTCAAATGTTTTTCATACAAGATTTTTATACGCCTTTAAACAAAACAGCAGATTTTATTAAGTACACAAAAGAAAGAGTGAATGTATTTCCAATATGGTTGTGTCCTGTTAAGCCTACAAAAAAATTACAGAAGTTAAGTCCTCATTATTCAAAGGCTAAATTTCTTATTAATGTCGGTTTTTATGGAAGGTCTAAAAAATTTGCTGAAAATTATTTAAAATCTAACCGAGACATAGAAAAATTTGCTAATTCTATAAACGCAAGAAAAATGTTATATGCACACGCATATTATCCAAAAGAAGAATTTTGGAAATTATATGATTTAAGATGGTATAAAAAGTTAAGAAAGAAATATGGTGCAGAAAAATGCTTATTAGATGTGTTTGAAAGAACACATGTCAAAGAAAAATATAAACCGACAATTATTTTAGGTGCAATCAAGTTTTACTGGCAACTTTTAACTCAGGGTAAAAAATTTTAA
- a CDS encoding class A beta-lactamase-related serine hydrolase, with product MTSQKKESKLVNAFSNIKFYSALAIETIKNKLEEALLIDTDTNSTYKYRFNNNSKISEFRYKANKLKEIQKIIDVKNIKNLKTKIEENEDIFFNPLNGGELKISFDDFKNNYSFNINGDKSGWAASIIKVPIMVSAMRHLDQGHFSLNSKLTIDHKYPLEKTDTVTRLKTGTKISVEELIYLMITESDNEATNMLSDYIGIKKINQDFLDLGYKKTALGHLLAHGVHRYKTKNNPSGSNITTTNDMNKILRHIYEKKSATKESCEFMIDVLEHEKFKIGRKYIPKSNIIGSKIGLISDPFSGDDIHNVSVVNRDYALSIMLNKVNSKFSTYKDLKKREKISEAQLLYEDETKDESLDAWFDLLKHIKKFEKENNYDLSFDLIGIPRKKAEISSPQELISLVSGLTYELYYKNRLQ from the coding sequence ATGACCTCGCAAAAGAAAGAATCTAAACTTGTAAATGCATTCAGTAATATAAAATTTTATTCAGCTCTAGCTATAGAAACTATAAAAAACAAATTAGAAGAAGCTCTCCTCATAGATACAGACACCAACTCCACTTATAAATACAGATTCAATAATAACTCGAAAATATCAGAATTCAGATACAAAGCTAATAAATTAAAAGAAATACAAAAAATAATCGATGTTAAAAATATAAAAAATTTAAAAACAAAAATTGAAGAAAACGAAGACATATTTTTTAACCCTTTAAACGGAGGAGAATTAAAAATATCATTTGATGATTTTAAAAATAACTATTCCTTTAACATAAACGGAGATAAATCTGGGTGGGCAGCATCAATAATAAAAGTGCCTATAATGGTATCTGCAATGAGACACTTAGACCAAGGACATTTTTCTCTTAATTCAAAACTAACCATAGACCACAAATATCCTCTTGAAAAAACAGATACAGTAACCAGACTTAAAACAGGAACAAAAATTTCTGTTGAAGAATTAATATATCTTATGATAACTGAATCAGATAATGAAGCAACAAATATGCTTTCAGACTATATAGGAATAAAAAAAATAAACCAAGATTTTTTAGATTTGGGATATAAAAAAACTGCATTAGGACACTTATTAGCACATGGCGTTCATAGATATAAAACAAAAAATAACCCTTCTGGAAGCAACATAACAACAACAAACGACATGAATAAAATATTAAGACACATATATGAAAAAAAATCAGCCACAAAAGAAAGTTGCGAATTTATGATAGATGTTCTAGAACATGAAAAGTTCAAAATAGGAAGAAAGTATATTCCAAAAAGTAACATTATTGGATCCAAAATAGGGCTAATATCAGATCCTTTTTCAGGCGATGATATCCATAATGTGTCTGTTGTAAATAGAGACTATGCATTATCAATAATGCTAAACAAAGTTAACAGTAAGTTTTCAACATATAAAGACTTGAAAAAAAGAGAAAAAATTTCAGAAGCCCAATTGCTATATGAAGATGAAACTAAAGATGAAAGTTTAGATGCGTGGTTTGACTTATTAAAACACATTAAAAAATTTGAGAAAGAAAATAATTATGATTTGTCTTTCGATTTAATAGGAATTCCAAGAAAAAAAGCAGAAATTTCATCACCTCAAGAATTAATATCCCTAGTTTCAGGATTGACATATGAATTATATTATAAGAACAGATTACAATGA
- a CDS encoding N-acetylmuramoyl-L-alanine amidase: MAIKYVDKKLGSLNVTECQYRLGDNIEPLKQINQIFVHNIFSQKTPDEVLELHKSKNWAGIGYHFMINKKGTIFYSRPLEIMGSHVYGKNRDSVGIAFFNLDECINSNESINSYKNLIKQLNIIAKKNLYIKSHTIGQLELIKEYQNKLFEEMGNTTKKINFALNETSNNKTIFEKNKKLIENKIKEFNFNELLENQKDTYRQVQELINNLKNCPGEKYYDLAKERI; encoded by the coding sequence ATGGCAATTAAATATGTTGATAAGAAATTAGGATCTCTAAATGTTACAGAATGCCAATACCGATTAGGCGACAACATAGAGCCTTTAAAACAAATAAACCAAATATTTGTCCACAACATATTTTCTCAAAAAACCCCTGATGAAGTTCTAGAACTTCACAAATCAAAAAACTGGGCAGGCATAGGATATCATTTTATGATAAATAAAAAAGGAACAATATTTTATTCAAGACCATTAGAAATAATGGGCTCGCATGTTTATGGAAAAAATAGAGATAGCGTCGGTATAGCTTTTTTTAATTTAGATGAATGTATAAATTCAAACGAATCAATAAATTCATACAAAAATCTGATTAAACAACTGAATATAATCGCCAAAAAAAATCTGTACATTAAATCCCACACCATAGGACAATTAGAATTAATAAAAGAATACCAAAACAAATTATTTGAAGAAATGGGAAACACTACAAAAAAGATTAATTTCGCACTAAACGAAACATCAAATAATAAAACAATTTTTGAAAAGAACAAAAAGCTAATAGAAAATAAAATTAAAGAATTTAATTTTAATGAACTTCTTGAAAATCAAAAAGACACATATAGACAAGTACAAGAACTAATCAACAATCTCAAGAATTGCCCTGGAGAAAAATATTATGACCTCGCAAAAGAAAGAATCTAA
- a CDS encoding VCBS repeat-containing protein: MSQETIMDKINDGYYSKSKTERILIKYLAKPTKLLRFAVKKIPALLTGTLLATGIIYLANSLTSTDKNLKESIQNKEYSKTIENIDHVLEDQSLSEYLINGIIDEDFSKTDAQLAAINFSEDDENNFSFFKKEFIGCASETGLKKITVSGEDYLIFSNSKGLHVFNETNYSVIPKIKLMGKLHVDKNEKNKVIARDEEDNIYEIKFNTIPESYLPSEKISVTSRHIKSNNSDISNIILDDINGDGEEEILYTDRESNFSIISQKGITISKHKYSEEENNFLYSPLIVDVDKDGNKDVVVNSDYQTHIIYLENFNVKNILNVDLTSQAQFKSINIGNKQYFFGVDDEVPTLYDGLFSKVSIAKNDFEFVSTDWKEKDYGLKIEQVNGEYINSIVHYGDYKNISALNIMQSKEIISKWKTALTANTCYHSGPVFVKLKDDDSHQVMYGSIDEELIILDKNSGKKLMNLKLDDDLFTDVIKYETLNGKKYLMALSEDNIYLMGDSWFKSEILNFKY, translated from the coding sequence ATGTCACAAGAAACAATAATGGATAAAATAAATGATGGATATTATTCAAAATCTAAAACAGAAAGGATATTAATAAAATACTTAGCAAAACCAACAAAATTATTACGTTTTGCCGTAAAAAAAATACCTGCACTGTTAACAGGCACTTTATTAGCAACAGGCATAATATATTTAGCTAATTCTTTAACCTCAACAGATAAAAATTTAAAAGAATCTATACAAAATAAAGAGTATTCTAAAACTATTGAAAACATAGATCATGTGCTAGAAGATCAATCCTTAAGTGAATATCTTATTAATGGCATCATAGATGAAGATTTCTCTAAGACTGATGCACAACTCGCTGCAATAAATTTTTCTGAAGATGATGAAAATAATTTTTCCTTTTTTAAAAAAGAATTTATAGGATGTGCTTCAGAAACAGGATTAAAAAAAATAACAGTATCAGGAGAAGATTATTTAATTTTTAGCAATTCAAAAGGTCTCCACGTATTCAATGAAACTAATTATTCTGTTATCCCTAAAATAAAACTTATGGGAAAATTACATGTTGACAAAAATGAAAAAAATAAAGTTATAGCAAGAGATGAAGAAGATAATATCTATGAAATAAAATTTAATACCATACCTGAAAGCTATTTGCCTTCAGAAAAAATATCTGTTACAAGCAGACACATTAAATCTAACAATTCAGATATTTCAAATATAATATTGGATGATATAAATGGCGATGGCGAAGAAGAAATTTTATACACAGATAGAGAAAGTAATTTCTCCATAATATCACAAAAAGGAATTACAATATCTAAACATAAATACAGTGAAGAAGAAAATAACTTTTTGTATAGTCCTTTAATTGTGGATGTTGACAAAGATGGAAATAAAGATGTTGTAGTTAATTCAGATTATCAAACTCACATAATATATCTGGAAAATTTTAATGTTAAAAATATTTTGAACGTTGATTTAACTTCCCAGGCACAATTCAAAAGTATTAATATAGGTAATAAACAATATTTCTTTGGTGTTGATGATGAAGTTCCAACATTATATGATGGTCTTTTTTCTAAAGTGTCAATAGCAAAAAATGATTTCGAATTTGTTAGTACAGATTGGAAAGAAAAAGATTATGGTTTAAAAATTGAACAAGTTAATGGAGAATATATTAATTCAATAGTGCATTATGGGGATTATAAAAATATTAGTGCTCTTAATATAATGCAGTCAAAAGAAATAATTTCAAAATGGAAAACAGCTCTTACTGCTAATACATGCTATCACTCAGGCCCTGTTTTTGTAAAATTAAAAGATGATGACTCTCACCAAGTTATGTATGGTTCCATTGATGAGGAACTTATTATTTTAGACAAGAATAGTGGTAAAAAATTAATGAATTTAAAGCTTGATGATGATCTTTTCACAGATGTTATTAAATATGAAACGCTCAATGGGAAAAAATATCTTATGGCATTATCTGAAGATAACATATATCTTATGGGAGATTCTTGGTTTAAATCTGAAATTCTGAATTTCAAGTACTAG